In a single window of the Amycolatopsis sp. cg5 genome:
- a CDS encoding carbohydrate ABC transporter permease, protein MTVIDNAVRAGERVSPRLTFRQRLSRWDVKVSPYLYIAPFFILFGLVGLFPLLYTAYVSLFKWEAGDDHPDFIGIDNYKELFADGQFWNAVGNTVSIFLLSSIPQIIIAVLLAALLGGRLRGATGWRIGILLPYAAGLVAIGIIFANLFGPKYGLVNGLLQTTGLDPVDWQASRFGSHVAIAIMVNWRWTGYNALIVLAAMQAIPRELHEAALIDGAGTWRRFTSVTLPLLKPTLIFVIITSTIGGLQIFTEPKLFDAMPGSNNGGSTNQFQTVTLYLYQSAFENYDLGYASAIAWVLFVLIVLIALGNFFLTGRIAGVKRK, encoded by the coding sequence ATGACGGTCATCGACAACGCCGTGCGGGCCGGGGAGCGCGTTTCTCCCCGGCTCACCTTCCGGCAGCGGCTGAGCCGGTGGGACGTGAAGGTCTCGCCGTACCTCTACATCGCGCCGTTCTTCATCCTTTTCGGACTCGTCGGGCTGTTTCCCTTGCTGTACACGGCTTACGTGTCGCTGTTCAAGTGGGAGGCAGGCGACGATCATCCCGACTTCATCGGCATCGACAACTACAAGGAGCTCTTCGCCGACGGGCAGTTCTGGAACGCCGTCGGCAACACGGTCAGCATCTTCCTGCTCTCCAGCATCCCGCAGATCATCATCGCGGTGCTGCTCGCCGCGCTGCTCGGCGGCAGGCTGCGCGGCGCGACCGGCTGGCGGATCGGCATCCTGCTGCCCTACGCGGCGGGCCTGGTCGCGATCGGGATCATCTTCGCGAACCTGTTCGGCCCGAAGTACGGGCTGGTCAACGGCTTGCTGCAGACGACAGGGCTCGATCCGGTCGACTGGCAGGCCAGCCGGTTCGGCAGCCACGTCGCGATCGCGATCATGGTGAACTGGCGCTGGACCGGCTACAACGCGCTGATCGTGCTGGCCGCGATGCAGGCCATCCCGCGCGAGCTGCACGAGGCCGCGCTGATTGACGGTGCGGGCACGTGGCGGCGCTTCACCAGCGTCACGCTGCCGCTGCTCAAGCCGACGCTGATCTTCGTCATCATCACCTCGACGATCGGCGGGCTGCAGATCTTCACCGAGCCCAAGCTGTTCGACGCCATGCCAGGCTCGAACAACGGCGGCTCCACCAACCAGTTCCAGACCGTGACGCTGTACCTGTACCAGTCCGCGTTCGAGAACTACGACCTCGGCTACGCGTCGGCGATCGCCTGGGTGCTGTTCGTGCTGATCGTCCTCATCGCGCTCGGCAACTTCTTCCTCACCGGCCGGATCGCGGGGGTGAAACGGAAATGA
- a CDS encoding type II CAAX prenyl endopeptidase Rce1 family protein, with translation MKRGFLAGITVSGALLLGKSLSSKPDSREFYVLTGAVATTWLAGASAAGPVHRGDRAVLAPAMTGAGAFAVFYAGALVARRIPPLRRAIAGVLDYAHRGSTPSVVVTTLANGAAEEVFFRGAVYSAAGAHPVRTSTAIYVLTTAATRNPALVLASAVMGTLFGVQRRRSGGVQAPLVTHVVWSALMLTFMPRLFKDP, from the coding sequence ATGAAACGCGGCTTCCTGGCGGGCATCACGGTGTCCGGCGCGCTCTTGCTCGGCAAATCCCTGTCGAGCAAACCGGATTCGCGCGAGTTCTACGTCTTGACCGGAGCTGTCGCGACCACCTGGCTGGCAGGCGCTTCCGCCGCGGGGCCCGTCCATCGCGGAGACCGTGCGGTCTTGGCTCCCGCGATGACCGGCGCCGGTGCGTTCGCGGTGTTCTACGCGGGTGCTTTGGTCGCCCGCCGCATCCCGCCGCTGCGGCGCGCGATCGCGGGCGTGCTCGACTACGCCCACCGCGGGTCGACACCCTCGGTCGTGGTGACGACGTTGGCCAACGGCGCGGCCGAGGAAGTCTTCTTCCGCGGGGCGGTGTACTCGGCGGCGGGCGCCCACCCGGTCCGCACGTCGACCGCGATCTATGTGCTCACCACGGCCGCGACCCGCAACCCGGCGCTGGTGCTCGCCTCGGCGGTGATGGGAACGCTGTTCGGTGTCCAGCGCCGTCGGTCGGGCGGGGTCCAGGCTCCGCTGGTCACGCACGTGGTGTGGTCGGCGCTCATGCTCACCTTCATGCCCCGCCTCTTCAAGGACCCCTGA
- a CDS encoding AraC family transcriptional regulator — MRGTTVPPGTACEVSKPGELPLHRLELTAHDALPFAVGTFDQIGPLSQATFPHRHTFHEIVFVTGGIGAHVVDFTRRELRPPQVAVIAPGQVHQWDVRRLTGSVLLFTDDFLIDHPGDRETLRRLSEQPALPLDEHAYERTARLIAELEEEFRFGAPGSASVVRALLHVLIVRAGRQPGTPESPPPARVNAVAAEFARLAARSDLGLWSVRAHAERIGVTPGYLAEAVKTATGRTAAHLVREARTREAKRFLLGTDLTVRQVASRVGFADPAYFCRFFRRETGLSPGDFRRAGDVTPDFHHDDRPESIVRR, encoded by the coding sequence ATGCGCGGTACGACGGTGCCACCGGGAACGGCCTGCGAAGTGTCCAAGCCGGGGGAGCTGCCACTGCACCGGCTGGAGCTGACGGCCCACGACGCGCTGCCGTTCGCGGTCGGCACGTTCGACCAGATCGGGCCGCTCTCACAGGCGACTTTCCCGCATCGGCACACGTTCCACGAGATCGTGTTCGTCACCGGCGGCATCGGCGCGCACGTCGTCGACTTCACGCGCCGGGAGCTGCGGCCGCCCCAAGTGGCGGTCATAGCACCGGGGCAGGTGCATCAGTGGGATGTGCGACGGCTGACCGGATCGGTGCTGCTATTCACCGACGATTTCCTGATCGACCATCCGGGTGACCGCGAGACATTGCGGCGGTTGAGCGAACAACCGGCGCTGCCACTCGACGAGCACGCCTACGAGCGCACGGCACGCCTGATCGCCGAACTGGAAGAGGAATTCCGGTTCGGCGCGCCAGGTTCCGCGTCCGTGGTGCGGGCGTTGCTGCACGTCTTGATCGTGCGGGCGGGCAGGCAGCCGGGAACCCCGGAATCCCCGCCGCCCGCACGGGTCAACGCCGTGGCCGCCGAGTTCGCGCGGCTGGCCGCCAGATCCGACCTCGGCCTGTGGTCGGTGCGCGCGCACGCGGAACGCATCGGCGTCACCCCCGGCTATCTGGCCGAAGCGGTGAAGACCGCGACCGGCCGCACGGCCGCGCATCTGGTCAGGGAAGCACGCACGCGTGAGGCGAAACGGTTCCTGCTGGGCACCGATCTGACCGTGCGGCAGGTGGCGAGCCGGGTCGGTTTCGCGGACCCGGCGTACTTCTGCCGGTTCTTCCGGCGGGAGACCGGGTTGAGCCCCGGCGACTTCCGGCGCGCGGGCGACGTCACCCCAGACTTTCACCACGACGACCGGCCTGAGTCCATCGTCCGGCGCTGA
- a CDS encoding AAA family ATPase, with the protein MSGEVIILTGPPASGKTTVAGLLASNADTPTVHLTTDLFYRAIKTGFILPYLPESQRQNEVVVDAIVATVRTFARGGYDVVVDGIVGPWFLPPFRSAFDNLAYVVLRPSLATTLARAEERVGDELKDVDAITGLHGAFADLGVLEAHALDTGHLDATQTATEIRRLLAAGSHRLA; encoded by the coding sequence ATGAGCGGCGAAGTGATCATCTTGACCGGCCCGCCCGCCTCCGGGAAGACCACGGTGGCCGGGCTGCTGGCGTCGAACGCGGACACCCCGACCGTCCACCTCACGACGGACCTGTTCTACCGCGCCATCAAGACCGGCTTCATCCTCCCGTACCTGCCGGAATCCCAGCGCCAGAACGAAGTCGTCGTCGACGCCATCGTCGCGACCGTGCGCACCTTCGCCCGCGGCGGCTACGACGTCGTGGTCGACGGCATCGTCGGGCCGTGGTTCCTGCCGCCGTTTCGCTCAGCCTTCGACAACCTCGCGTACGTCGTGCTCAGGCCCTCGCTGGCGACAACCCTGGCACGCGCGGAAGAGCGCGTCGGCGACGAACTCAAGGACGTCGACGCGATCACGGGCTTGCACGGCGCGTTCGCCGACCTCGGCGTGCTCGAAGCGCACGCACTCGACACCGGTCACCTCGACGCCACCCAAACGGCCACGGAGATCCGCCGCCTCCTCGCCGCCGGTTCCCACCGCCTGGCGTAA
- a CDS encoding LacI family DNA-binding transcriptional regulator, whose translation MREQDRPTLEDVAAFAGVSRSTASRALNDDAYVSAAAREKVQAAARDLGYSPNQAARSLVTRRTGAVAVVLSEPEARLLDDPYRTAVMRAGYRELADIDRQMVLIFSDTREDLSRTVRFLEGGHVDGVLVFAPHRADPLPKALRLLRIPVVFGGQAAGIKRGVHVVDFDNEGGARLAVEHLIAAGRTRIATIAGPQDQSAAIDRLSGWRKTLLDAGLDPADLSEEADFTLSGGAHAMTALLARRPDLDAVFVASDMMAVGALRTLHAAGRRIPAEVAVVSFDDNATLAPAMEPPLTSVHQDPREQVHAMVETLLQLLDDPDVKPAQRILPVSLTVRSSS comes from the coding sequence GTGAGAGAACAGGACCGGCCGACACTCGAAGACGTGGCCGCCTTCGCGGGCGTGTCCCGGTCGACGGCGTCGCGCGCGCTGAACGACGACGCCTACGTCAGCGCGGCCGCCCGCGAGAAGGTCCAGGCCGCCGCCCGCGACCTCGGCTACTCCCCCAACCAGGCGGCGCGCTCGCTGGTCACCCGCCGGACCGGCGCGGTCGCCGTGGTCCTGTCGGAGCCGGAGGCCCGGCTGCTCGACGACCCGTACCGCACCGCGGTGATGCGCGCGGGGTACCGCGAGCTGGCCGACATCGACCGCCAGATGGTCCTGATCTTCAGCGACACCCGCGAAGACCTCAGCCGCACGGTCCGCTTCCTCGAAGGCGGCCACGTCGACGGCGTGCTCGTCTTCGCGCCGCACCGGGCCGACCCGCTGCCGAAAGCCTTGCGGCTGCTGAGGATCCCGGTCGTCTTCGGCGGGCAGGCCGCGGGCATCAAGCGCGGCGTGCACGTGGTCGACTTCGACAACGAGGGCGGCGCCCGCCTGGCGGTCGAGCACCTGATCGCGGCCGGTCGCACCCGCATCGCCACGATCGCCGGGCCGCAGGACCAGAGCGCCGCGATCGACCGGCTGTCCGGCTGGCGCAAGACCCTGCTCGACGCCGGGCTCGATCCGGCGGACCTGTCCGAAGAAGCCGACTTCACCCTCTCCGGCGGCGCGCACGCGATGACGGCCTTGCTGGCGCGACGCCCGGATCTCGACGCGGTCTTCGTCGCCAGCGACATGATGGCGGTCGGCGCGCTGCGCACCCTGCACGCGGCGGGCCGCCGCATCCCGGCCGAGGTCGCGGTCGTCAGCTTCGACGACAACGCCACCCTCGCGCCCGCGATGGAACCCCCGCTCACCTCGGTGCACCAGGACCCGCGCGAGCAGGTGCACGCCATGGTCGAGACCCTGCTCCAGTTATTGGACGACCCGGACGTCAAACCGGCTCAGCGCATACTGCCGGTCTCGCTCACCGTCCGCTCATCCAGCTGA
- a CDS encoding ABC transporter substrate-binding protein, whose amino-acid sequence MRTIRNGLVLALGIALTAVTATACGGDGKQETPAAAGPGEQVDLTLATFTEFGYEPLVEEYQKLHPNIKISHRKTGQGGPYHQDLITKLAAGSGLADVTAVEEGHLSDVLDKGSKFNDLTKIGPATASAQRWLPWKYDAAKTKDGKVIGYGTDIGPLAMCYRKDLLAAAGLPSDPEAVKPLFATWDSYFQAGTDYVSKSGGKAWFDSAAQNFNSMVNQLPSGYIGTDDKLALESNQGIKDAWTKVTDAVAKGQSAKLTAFSNEWNSGFKQGAFATKVCPSWMLGVIKEQAGQENAGKWAITAAFPGGGGNWGGSYLTVPTQSKHPKEAAELAAWLTAPEQQIKAFQAKGNFPSQVQALTDPSLLSQTDAYFGGAKIGELFAEQAKKVQHAQYKGPGDGQIQENASSPALQAVEQGKAAADGWQQLVDAAKKITR is encoded by the coding sequence GTGAGAACCATCCGGAACGGCCTGGTGTTGGCACTGGGCATCGCGCTGACGGCGGTCACCGCCACGGCCTGCGGCGGCGACGGCAAGCAGGAGACGCCCGCCGCGGCCGGGCCGGGTGAGCAGGTGGACCTGACGCTGGCGACGTTCACCGAGTTCGGCTACGAGCCGCTCGTCGAGGAGTATCAGAAGCTTCACCCGAACATCAAGATCAGCCACCGCAAGACCGGCCAGGGCGGGCCGTACCACCAGGACCTGATCACCAAGCTGGCCGCGGGTTCCGGGCTCGCGGACGTCACCGCGGTCGAGGAGGGGCACCTCTCCGACGTGCTCGACAAGGGCTCGAAGTTCAACGACCTGACCAAGATCGGGCCGGCGACCGCGTCCGCCCAGCGCTGGCTGCCCTGGAAGTACGACGCGGCCAAGACCAAGGACGGCAAGGTCATCGGCTACGGGACCGACATCGGCCCGCTCGCCATGTGCTACCGCAAGGACCTGCTGGCGGCGGCCGGCCTGCCGTCCGACCCCGAAGCGGTCAAGCCGCTGTTCGCGACCTGGGACAGCTACTTCCAAGCCGGCACGGACTACGTGTCGAAGTCCGGTGGCAAGGCCTGGTTCGACTCGGCCGCGCAGAACTTCAACTCCATGGTCAACCAGCTCCCCAGCGGCTACATCGGCACCGACGACAAGCTCGCGCTCGAAAGCAACCAGGGCATCAAGGACGCGTGGACCAAGGTCACCGACGCGGTCGCCAAGGGCCAGTCGGCCAAGCTCACCGCGTTCAGCAACGAGTGGAACTCCGGGTTCAAGCAGGGCGCGTTCGCCACGAAGGTGTGCCCGTCCTGGATGCTCGGCGTGATCAAGGAGCAGGCGGGCCAGGAGAACGCGGGCAAGTGGGCGATCACCGCGGCGTTCCCCGGCGGTGGCGGCAACTGGGGCGGCTCGTACCTGACCGTGCCGACCCAGTCGAAGCACCCGAAGGAGGCGGCCGAGCTCGCCGCCTGGCTGACCGCGCCCGAGCAGCAGATCAAGGCGTTCCAGGCGAAAGGCAACTTCCCGAGCCAGGTCCAGGCGCTGACCGATCCGTCGCTGCTGAGCCAGACCGACGCCTACTTCGGCGGCGCGAAGATCGGCGAGCTGTTCGCGGAGCAGGCCAAGAAGGTGCAGCACGCGCAGTACAAGGGGCCTGGCGACGGCCAGATCCAGGAGAACGCGTCCAGCCCGGCGCTGCAGGCGGTCGAGCAGGGCAAGGCCGCCGCCGACGGCTGGCAGCAGCTGGTCGACGCCGCGAAGAAGATCACGCGCTGA
- a CDS encoding carbohydrate ABC transporter permease yields the protein MTKPRKATYWVLAIFVLGSLFPFYWSFLVASRDNGMLTERVPPFLPGGNFFANAARVFDTVPFWKALGNSLLVSGTVTLTTVLFSSLAGFAFAKLRFRGRDGLFVFIVVTLAVPTQLGIIPLFIAMSELGWAGGLQAVIVPNLVTAFGVFWMRQYTVDALPYELIEAARMDGCSMIRIFWNVCLPAVRPAAAILAMFTFMTSWNDFLWPLVVLDAGNPTVQVALEKLQSGYYVDYSLVLAGTTLATIPILIVFVLLGRQIVAGIMQGAVKG from the coding sequence ATGACCAAGCCACGCAAAGCCACCTACTGGGTGCTCGCCATCTTCGTGCTGGGCTCGCTTTTCCCGTTCTACTGGTCATTCCTGGTCGCGAGCCGCGACAACGGGATGCTCACCGAGCGCGTCCCGCCGTTCCTGCCCGGCGGCAACTTCTTCGCCAACGCGGCGCGCGTGTTCGACACGGTGCCGTTCTGGAAGGCGCTGGGCAACAGCCTGCTCGTGTCGGGGACGGTCACGCTCACCACGGTGCTGTTCTCGTCGCTGGCCGGGTTCGCGTTCGCCAAACTGCGGTTCCGCGGGCGCGACGGGCTGTTCGTGTTCATCGTGGTGACGCTGGCAGTGCCGACCCAGCTCGGCATCATCCCGCTGTTCATCGCGATGTCGGAACTCGGCTGGGCCGGCGGGCTGCAGGCCGTGATCGTGCCCAACCTGGTGACGGCCTTCGGTGTCTTCTGGATGCGTCAGTACACAGTGGACGCTCTGCCGTACGAGCTGATCGAAGCGGCGCGGATGGACGGCTGCAGCATGATCCGGATCTTCTGGAACGTCTGCCTGCCCGCCGTGCGCCCGGCCGCCGCGATACTCGCCATGTTCACGTTCATGACCTCGTGGAACGACTTCCTGTGGCCGCTGGTCGTGCTCGACGCCGGCAATCCGACCGTGCAGGTGGCGCTGGAGAAGCTCCAAAGCGGTTACTACGTCGACTATTCACTGGTGCTCGCCGGCACGACGCTCGCGACCATCCCGATCCTCATCGTATTCGTACTGCTCGGCCGCCAGATCGTGGCCGGGATCATGCAAGGTGCCGTGAAAGGGTGA
- a CDS encoding GH1 family beta-glucosidase, with protein MLEFPPGFVWGAATAAFQVEGATTTDGRTDSVWDVFARRPGAVVGGDTGEPAADHYRRYGEDVETMRGLGLGAYRFSLAWPRIRPGGGRPNPAGMAFYDRLVDCLLEAGIQPWATLYHWDLPQVLEDDGGWAVRDTAFRFAEYAETVLERLGDRVASWSTLNEPWCAAMLGYAGGIHAPGRTDHAAAVAAAHHLLLGHGLAMEVIREYTVDTPAGVTLNLYPVTAHDPLADADAARRVDGLQNRLFLDPVLRGRYPKDLVAELALDDIVRDGDELIIGAPIDWLGVNYYRDYRVSATPIAGSEPAGPEWVGAQDVHFVADPAAARTHSGWEVQPAGLTEALLRVRHDYGPVPLYITENGAAYPDVVGEGGDIADTDRVAFLDAHLRAAHDAIAAGVDLRGYFYWSLLDNFEWAEGYAKRFGLIHVDYATQRRTPKRSARWYAEVIGRNGLA; from the coding sequence ATGTTGGAGTTTCCGCCCGGTTTCGTCTGGGGCGCCGCGACCGCGGCGTTCCAGGTGGAAGGCGCCACCACCACCGACGGCCGCACCGACTCGGTGTGGGACGTCTTCGCGCGCCGCCCCGGCGCGGTCGTCGGCGGCGACACCGGTGAACCGGCCGCCGACCACTACCGCCGGTATGGCGAAGACGTCGAGACGATGCGCGGGCTCGGTCTCGGCGCGTACCGGTTTTCACTGGCGTGGCCCCGGATCCGGCCGGGCGGCGGCCGTCCGAATCCGGCCGGGATGGCTTTCTACGACAGGCTGGTCGACTGCCTGCTCGAAGCGGGCATCCAGCCGTGGGCGACGCTGTACCACTGGGATCTGCCGCAGGTGCTGGAAGACGACGGCGGCTGGGCGGTGCGCGACACCGCGTTCCGGTTCGCCGAGTACGCCGAGACGGTGCTCGAACGGCTCGGCGACCGCGTGGCCAGCTGGTCGACGCTGAACGAGCCGTGGTGCGCCGCGATGCTCGGTTACGCCGGTGGCATCCACGCGCCGGGCCGGACCGACCACGCGGCCGCCGTCGCCGCCGCGCACCATCTGCTGCTCGGGCACGGGCTCGCGATGGAGGTGATCCGCGAGTACACAGTGGACACACCGGCCGGCGTCACGCTCAACCTCTATCCGGTCACCGCGCACGACCCGCTGGCCGACGCGGACGCCGCCCGCCGGGTCGACGGCCTGCAAAACCGGCTGTTCCTCGATCCGGTGCTGCGCGGCAGGTATCCGAAGGACCTGGTCGCCGAACTCGCGCTGGACGACATCGTGCGCGATGGCGACGAGCTGATCATCGGCGCGCCCATCGACTGGCTGGGCGTCAACTACTACCGCGACTACCGGGTCTCGGCGACGCCGATCGCGGGCAGCGAACCGGCAGGGCCGGAATGGGTCGGCGCGCAGGACGTGCACTTCGTGGCGGACCCCGCGGCCGCCCGCACGCACTCGGGCTGGGAGGTTCAGCCTGCCGGGCTGACCGAGGCGCTGCTGAGGGTGCGTCACGACTACGGGCCGGTTCCGCTCTACATCACCGAAAACGGGGCGGCGTATCCGGATGTCGTCGGCGAAGGCGGCGACATCGCGGACACCGACCGCGTGGCGTTCCTCGACGCGCATCTGCGTGCCGCGCACGACGCCATCGCGGCCGGGGTCGACCTGCGTGGCTACTTCTACTGGTCGCTGCTCGACAACTTCGAGTGGGCCGAGGGTTACGCCAAGCGGTTCGGGCTGATCCACGTCGACTACGCCACGCAGCGGCGGACCCCGAAGCGGAGCGCGCGGTGGTACGCGGAGGTGATCGGGCGCAACGGGCTCGCCTGA
- a CDS encoding carbohydrate-binding protein → MDEDSKLSRKTLLRAALAAGVAAPVALLGGPALARTTVASGQVPDLTPECHDGDEPTIAQTEGPYFKPNSPERSTLTGPGTRLVVSGYVFGLACRPVGRVLLDFWQADVNGAYDNVGYTFRGHQYTDANGAFKLTTIVPGLYPGRTRHIHVKVQAPGRPILTTQLYFPNEPRNNTDSIFDPRLLMTVRDSGGTREAAFDFVLNVPQTPTTTTAPPSSTTTRPTTSTPPGGTTWTAGTNYAAGAQVTYDGRGYVCLQGHTAQPGWEPPSVPALWRAA, encoded by the coding sequence ATGGACGAAGACAGCAAGCTCAGCCGCAAGACACTGCTGCGCGCCGCGCTGGCCGCCGGTGTCGCGGCACCGGTCGCCCTGCTCGGCGGGCCCGCGCTCGCTCGCACCACCGTCGCGAGCGGGCAGGTCCCCGACCTCACCCCGGAATGCCACGACGGCGACGAGCCGACCATCGCCCAGACCGAAGGTCCTTATTTCAAGCCGAATTCCCCCGAGCGCTCGACGCTCACCGGCCCCGGCACCCGGCTCGTGGTCAGCGGCTACGTCTTCGGCCTCGCCTGCCGCCCGGTCGGCCGCGTGCTGCTCGACTTCTGGCAGGCCGACGTCAACGGCGCCTACGACAACGTCGGCTACACCTTCCGAGGCCACCAGTACACCGACGCCAACGGCGCCTTCAAGCTGACGACGATCGTGCCGGGCCTCTACCCGGGCCGCACCCGCCACATCCACGTCAAGGTGCAGGCACCCGGCCGCCCGATCCTCACCACCCAGCTCTACTTCCCCAACGAGCCCCGCAACAACACCGACTCGATCTTCGACCCCCGGCTGCTGATGACGGTCCGCGACTCGGGCGGCACCCGCGAAGCCGCGTTCGACTTCGTGCTCAACGTCCCGCAGACCCCGACCACCACCACCGCCCCGCCCAGTTCGACCACCACCAGGCCCACGACCTCCACCCCGCCCGGGGGGACGACCTGGACGGCAGGCACCAACTACGCCGCCGGCGCCCAGGTCACTTACGACGGCCGCGGTTACGTGTGCCTGCAGGGGCACACCGCCCAGCCGGGTTGGGAACCGCCCTCCGTCCCCGCGCTGTGGCGCGCGGCGTGA
- a CDS encoding NAD(P)H-binding protein: MRVLVAGASGFVGGRLCPALEEAGHEVLAMTRNPSRYEGVGQAVHGDVSDPASLRAAFKGADAAYYLVHSLDSDDFQRRDADAARAFAGAAADAGVDQIIYLGGLGDDADELSDHLASRREVERLLASTGVPVTVLRAGIVIGHGGISWELTRQLVEHLPAMVTPRWVATRTQPIAVTDVIRYLVGVLGHPEATGRTFDIGGPEVLAYRDMLQRVAEIEGRHLLIVGVPLLSPRLSSYWLALVTDIDTSTGRALVDSMTNEVVVRDTSIRSIVEFDPMGYDDAVRQALAERSA; the protein is encoded by the coding sequence ATGCGAGTACTGGTGGCCGGCGCGTCGGGTTTCGTCGGCGGCAGGCTCTGTCCCGCGCTCGAAGAGGCCGGGCACGAAGTCCTCGCCATGACCCGGAACCCGTCCCGGTACGAGGGTGTGGGCCAGGCCGTCCACGGCGACGTCTCGGACCCGGCGTCCCTGCGCGCGGCCTTCAAGGGCGCCGACGCGGCCTACTACCTGGTCCATTCACTCGACAGCGACGACTTCCAGCGCCGCGACGCCGACGCGGCCCGCGCTTTCGCGGGGGCGGCCGCTGACGCGGGCGTCGACCAGATCATCTACCTCGGCGGTCTCGGCGACGACGCCGACGAACTGTCCGACCACCTCGCCAGCCGCCGCGAGGTCGAGCGGCTGCTCGCTTCGACCGGAGTGCCGGTCACGGTGCTCCGCGCGGGCATCGTCATCGGGCACGGCGGCATCTCGTGGGAGCTGACCAGGCAGCTGGTCGAGCATCTGCCCGCGATGGTCACCCCGCGCTGGGTCGCCACCCGCACCCAGCCGATCGCGGTCACCGACGTCATCCGGTATCTGGTCGGCGTACTCGGCCATCCTGAGGCCACCGGCCGCACCTTCGACATCGGCGGCCCCGAGGTACTCGCCTACCGCGACATGCTCCAGCGCGTCGCCGAAATCGAAGGCAGACACCTGCTGATCGTCGGCGTGCCCCTGCTGTCCCCCAGGCTATCGTCCTATTGGCTCGCGCTGGTCACCGACATCGACACGAGCACGGGCCGGGCGCTCGTCGACTCGATGACCAACGAGGTCGTCGTCCGCGACACCAGCATCCGTTCGATCGTCGAGTTCGACCCGATGGGCTACGACGACGCCGTCCGCCAAGCGCTCGCCGAACGGTCCGCATGA